The stretch of DNA tgtgcgaaggcgactactattatatagccgcaaaattgaaaatctgctgtgatagtccaaTCGTAATgtgtaatacaccaatcgaaaggtattgcaaaaacttaaaggattgcataccaagactttaagaaaatcgattggcttgggagagagagcggtgaaagtgaaaaagtgaaaatttcgaaatttggagctgttggggccggtggggataaatgccccctcgcaatgttttagttgtattccttttgaaaatacccgtcgaatgaggggtcatttgtcaaaatccgacgttccgttcaaaagttatagccaaaataagattttcttcttcttcccaaaatgaaaattaatttctgtttgtccacttgtccaaaatatgttttttaagttctgaaaatttgatatgacgttcatcacatcgatataaaaaacttttgttctaccacttttggaaaaactagctagtttagcgggaaaacagctataaatagctaaaattcggaaagccgtaacttctatactactaaagctacagacttgtgctgcatctcgtttgaaaggtatttttaaatgctataaacgccttctatatgcaatttgagtaaatgtaatagttaaaaagatatgaacaaaataaaatttgtttaaactttttttttagcttttttttaattttctcaaaaacggctctaacgattttccttacaactttaaactgtatagcccttgagattccttaaattttggtatataacacattactgtaaaaagtcacgtttaaaagttatttttatacgaaaatagccacttttgccagctcgaacaattaacgctccctgagtattgaattttgtgggagggtatccgaactgtattttagggtcatggaatcagtaaatttgcacttaagagttccatataggaatcttttgttctacgacttttggaaaaagccgctactttagcgggaaaaagctaaaaatagctaaatttctttagtttgtaagttctacactactaaaggtacagacatgtgctatacctcgtttaaaaggtattttaaaatacttcaacgcctttttaacttaatttgttaaaatacaatagtttaaaaattatgattgaccaatttaaatttaaatgtatatattagctcctatgagagcaaatgtaaacaaacaaaaacttctgatatcaaataaaaacacctcttaacgaggtaaaaaactagtgacgaccgcaccttcaacatacaaaagttctgatatcaacatttgtgacgaaaaattattacactcgtcattaaatagactttcttatattttctcattcggcacgctgcaatagaaaatgcctgtgaagggaaaaatgctggaatagtttgctagggcgggccgaatgagaaaatattagaaagtctatttaatgacgagtgtaataatttttcgtcacaaatgttgatatcagaacttttgtatgttgaaggtgcggtcgtcactagttttttacctcgttaagaggtgtttttatttgatataaaatacatattagGAAAGTTTGAAgttacaattttttctcagtatATGTAAGCTTTTCCTGCTCCAGTTTCGGTTCCCTGGAGGGACATTTGCCGGTCCAAAAATGCTGGGCTGCGAGGGCTCCTAGATGAACTTCCGGCGCCTAGACTCCTCCATCTTGGCTAATAAAGCCGAGACAAATCTCTTCAGTTCGGGCTTAATTTTCTTAGCAAATTTACATAAATGACCGAGGGGAGAATGGCGGCCAGGATGTCGGATAGGGTTCAGGTTCAGCCGGCTGGCCATCCATCATGGGTCTCAGTGGGTGGCGGAGTGGGGGGTGGATAGGTGGATGGCTTTATGTGGCCTTCGTGTATTTGGCGTTTATTTTTGCGGCTTTCATGTCGTAAATCTTCATCAGACGGCAAATTACGTGGTTTCCATCGCGCCTCACTCCCACTCCTTCGCTCCTTCGGCATCCTTTGCTGTGTTTCGGGGGCACTTTTCGAAATGTGGCGGAACGTATCCGGCAAACAATAAAGTGACCGCAATGCGAGGCCCCAGCCCTCCATATCCTTGGCcaggaaaaacaataaacgGTGACAAAAAGGCAAACAGGATGCGCataaaagcagcaacaacaaaggcatagacaacaacaaaaaccaaaataaccATTAAAGGACAGCGGAAGGAGGCGACTGCGGCCCAGCCATTGACAACAGtttcatttatgaaaaataatagcCACGGCAATAtgcaaaatttattattatatttgcgTTGAGCCGCAAAAATGCGACGGATTTCGAACCTCGACCCCAAAAAGTTGATGAGACGATTTGATCAAGCGAAAGAGAATTTTAAATACcctttcaaatatatttcagTTGTATTTTCgttattattactattttaaatatttatttaatcttaTTATTCTATATGTCACCATGCTAACCTAAAACGATAAGCACCGTCTGTAAGAACACATTCTGATTGATAAAACAAGTCGAGGACGACCGATAGTACGCATTTAGAACAGCGTAATCTCTATAATGTTGAGTAGTTCAAGTGGAGATCAATTTAATGATAAGTGattaaaaacgaatttatTCAAAAGAAGTTTACTGTGAATTTTTTTGATGGCACTTAtgtttttaagtctttttgGGTGCATTCAGAGGAAATCTGTTATCTgtgaaaaatacaaggaaTCCAAATCAaggtttaaacattttttatctttaaacattttttaacataatttaaatttactcaTTACTAATATGAACTACCATAACTACTACGATCACTAATCATGTTTATACCCAATCTGCAGAAGAGTTTAGAGCTCTTACTTTAAGTTCCTCTGGATTACTAGATCCATTATCATCAGTCTGTGTATTTTGTGAATCTGTGATTTCAGCGGAGATCGGTGTTGTTACTTTTAGCTCTTCTGGGTCACAAAATACATTATCTTCAGTCTGTGATTTTTGTAAATCTATAATTTCAGCGGATGTTGGAGCTGTTACTTTAAGTTCCTCTGGGACACTTGGTCCGTTATCATCTTTCGGTGATTTTTGACTAACAATAGGGGAAGCTTTTCTTCTTGGTCCCAGGAACTGATCAAGACCACCAATCGGAGCCTCGATGAGTAGGTGCATTGCATAGGAAAACAGCACGGTGAATCCCAAAGTCGACCAAATGTTGAGCatctgaaaaataattattttaggtTATAGAGCCAAGTTTTACCAGGTCAAAGCATACAATTCTGTAATCCGAGAAGTAAGTACTGGTCCGGGTATTTCGGACGTTCATCTCTACGAAGAACATGTGCCACATGTAGACGGAGTAGGAAAGCCTGGAGAGGGGTTGCCACAGCGGGGAGGAGAGGAAGCTGTTGGCCAGACCGCCGTATCCCTGAATGCAGGCGAAGACCACCCAGCAGAGGGCCAGTGACCAGCCCACTCTCGTCAAGGTGTAGTAAGAAGACTCCGCAAAGGTGGAAGCATCAGGACTGGTCCACTTAGAGGGCGGGTAGAGAGCGAAGATCGTGGTGAAGAGCATGGCCAGGCAGAGGATCCATCCTGACCACACGGTCATCCAGCTTAGCTGAAACTTCCTTCCCCTATTCAAGTGCAGGAAGTAGCCGAAAAGAAATCCTATTAACCAGGGCTGGGCATGTGTATGGGTGGCAAAGTACGCATCCCTCATGGCTTCGGGGGAAGCAGTCCTAGATAAAAAAGAGATTTTAACAaaatcgatcgatcgatcgttGTAATACTTACGTGATTATTGTTGTGTAGTCATTAACCATCATGGTGGCAAAGAGACAGGCGGTAAGTAGCAGGATAAGAACGAAAATACCAGCAGCAGCCTTCTTGCCCCATCGATAGAGACCAATCAGCAGGATCGGAGAGATGAGGTATAACTGCATGTCCAACGAAAGATACCAGGAGTGGACCAGGCACTAAAGTTGAAGGATCTACTTTATCATCTACTTCTATATTGAAAATACGGCTGACTCACCTTGTCGTTTGTATAGTTATTCACGAACAGCAAAGTCCAATACCAACTGTCCACACGCGGCCTTTCCAATGTATCCACCCTTGAATAGGGGACCATCTGATATCAGGGGCATGAGCTTCAAATGGACTACAATGGCGATCGCCAAAAGGGGAAGAATGCGCATTATACGATGCAAATACATCATTGGCACATTAAGTTTTCCCTTAGTCCTGTGGTTAAGTTACAGTtaagttaaagttaaatctCTTATGCCTTATTGCCTTACTTATCCATCAATCGCAGCGGAATCAAAGCCACCAACAGGCCGCCAATCATGAAGAACGAATCCACGGATACGAAACAATGTATAAGAAAACTGGCAAATGGTTTCCCGAACCACTGTTAAATAGTACAGCTTTTATATAAAAGAGTATtcaaatatcattttataCTTACCGTTACAATGCtgagaaaattaatatttggtgAAAGAAGAACGGCTGAGTATTGGTGGTAAGTAATCACCCAGATGATCACTCATCTTCCATGAAGGCAGTCGATTACATTCGGGTTCGATTTGGTTTCCACAACTCGAAAGAGGGCACGAGAGTTTGCCCTTGCTGAGAACACCTTCACAATGACAGGAAGCTGGTCTGAAGGTTTCAAATTGTTGTGAAATTTCCATTAGATCGATCAAAATCTCCTAACTCACCCTGATTTTTGATAAGAAAATAGTCCCACAGAGTAAATAACGTCACTAGCGCACCCATCACCGATAAGATTACTCTGCAAAAAAGAAGAGTTAGGTCAAAAAGTCGATTAAAAGTATGTCCCACTTACATCATAAAAATGGTTAGTCCATCCCACGGTTCACTTTCACTTGTCTGGCAACTGGAGTCGCTGATACTCATGGCTAAGCTGGAGCTATTGAGCAACTGGCTCATCAGTTGATCCACAAACGCGTTCATGTGGACTGCCGAACAGGAGGCCGGAAAGCAGGTAGCAATATTGAAGCTGGAGACTGAGAGAAAACAGTATTTCCCTCGAATAGTCCGGCCCGTGCTGATAACCCCTCGGAGGTTAAGACATTCGTCGAAATTTCCCAGGTCGTATGAGTTGCCGGTGAATAGACCCGATGGAATAGATCCCCAGGCATCGATCACTAAcatatttcaaataataaagatAAAGCTTTAATAGGAGCATCTACTACTTTATGATCCAGGGCTAACTTACTTTTCAGAGTCCATAATTGACCACTTTGAAGTCCCGTCATCAAGGCAGTCATATCACTGAGGCACAGCAGATCCTCCTCAGATGTCAGCCGGGAGTTCGGGATGCTCAACTTTTCCAGCGAAACATTCCTAAAGTATTCTGCAAACTCAAAGCCCAAGGATCTAAGTTGCCTGAATTGCTGAAACTCCGGCAGGACATCTGTATCTTTCGGATTCGCAGCACTGACGAGGGCAATCCCACAGAGTAAAGCTAGTCCAATTTTGTTGACCATGCTGTTTTAATTCGTAGTGAATGTTTTCCATCGATCACGGAACCCCTTTATAGGCGAATTACCTTGCGATAAGCTCCGTCTACAACCAAATGAGATATTAGTCATACGATTGGCAACAGCATTGCAAATGTCCGATAGGGCAATCTCTCAAGTTGTCATTTTCAATTGGTAATCAGTTCCTAAGTAGTTGTACTTAATACTATCATTCAAAAACGGCCAGGTGCAGTAACATTTTTTAGTCTCTTATCTAAGTAGGTATTCCTTGAAAAAAGTGTTTGCTTAGAAATTTGTTGTGGGTTAATCCTAGATTATTATACATATACTTATAGTTAGATAAAAAGGTTTGCAAATTAAGTGACTAGATTATTAGCAGTTAAGCATTATTTAGGAGTAGTTGTTCACTAATCGCTTATCAGAAAGTATATatttccataatttttaaaataccatcTAAAATCAGTAAAAAGTTGAACATACCCCTCCAGATTTGTAGGGAAAATGTCACAGAGATTCCCGCTGCCTTTATTGCTCTGCCCGTTTTATTCATTCATTATTATG from Drosophila takahashii strain IR98-3 E-12201 chromosome 2R, DtakHiC1v2, whole genome shotgun sequence encodes:
- the LOC108060542 gene encoding LOW QUALITY PROTEIN: nose resistant to fluoxetine protein 6 (The sequence of the model RefSeq protein was modified relative to this genomic sequence to represent the inferred CDS: inserted 2 bases in 1 codon; substituted 1 base at 1 genomic stop codon), encoding MVNKIGLALLCGIALVSAANPKDTDVLPEFQQFRQLRSLGFEFAEYFRNVSLEKLSIPNSRLTSEEDLLCLSDMTALMTGLQSGQLWTLKMIDAWGSIPSGLFTGNSYDLGNFDECLNLRGVISTGRTIRGKYCFLSVSSFNIATCFPASCSAVHMNAFVDQLMSQLLNSSSLAMSISDSSCQTSESEPWDGLTIFMIVILSVMGALVTLFTLWDYFLIKNQDQLPVIVKVFSARANSRALFRVVETKSNPNVIDCLHGRXVIIWVITYHQYSAVLLSPNINFLSIVTWFGKPFASFLIHCFVSVDSFFMIGGLLVALIPLRLMDKTKGKLNVPMMYLHRIMRILPLLAIAIVVHLKLMPLISDGPLFKGGYIGKAACXDSWYWTLLFVNNYTNDKCLVHSWYLSLDMQLYLISPILLIGLYRWGKKAAAGIFVLILLLTACLFATMMVNDYTTIITTASPEAMRDAYFATHTHAQPWLIGFLFGYFLHLNRGRKFQLSWMTVWSGWILCLAMLFTTIFALYPPSKWTSPDASTFAESSYYTLTRVGWSLALCWVVFACIQGYGGLANSFLSSPLWQPLSRLSYSVYMWHMFFVEMNVRNTRTSTYFSDYRIMLNIWSTLGFTVLFSYAMHLLIEAPIGGLDQFLGPRRKASPIVSQKSPKDDNGPSVPEELKVTAPTSAEIIDLQKSQTEDNVFCDPEELKVTTPISAEITDSQNTQTDDNGSSNPEELKVRALNSSADWV